One Xiphophorus maculatus strain JP 163 A chromosome 9, X_maculatus-5.0-male, whole genome shotgun sequence DNA segment encodes these proteins:
- the ano8 gene encoding anoctamin-8 codes for MPDAGTGGAAAAEGATTSGDGSESSRHRHRAQQGDSERPEPGSAPQQSSSGVLDKLFGKRLLQAGRHILSHKSWMKTVPTENCDVLMTFADTTDDHTLLWLLNHIRLGIPELIIQIRHHKHTRVYAFFITATYENLLRGAEEMGLRKGVKPEFGGGARSFSCEEDYIYENIESELCFFTSQERQTIIKYWLDNLRAKQGEVLHNISFLEGQPILPELRARGVIQQVFPLHEQRILNHLMKSWVQAVCEKQPLDDICDYFGVKIAMYFAWLGFYTTSMLYPAVIGFVLWMLTESDQTSRDICCVVFALFNVVWATLFLERWKRRGAELAYKWGTLDTPSKSLEEPRPQFRGVKRCSPVTGCEEFYYPPWRRRVFRWLVSLPICILCLCFVFLVMLICFELQEFVMGIKEMPRLARFIPTIMLAITVSACDEVYRKIACWLNDMENYRLQSAYEKNLIIKMVLFQFVNSYLSLFYIGFYLKDMERLKEMLATLLIIRQFLQNVKEVLQPYLYERHKLGELSMRAVWDLVFSVLLKYARLAAGKVQALPTDPTVPGPGLRGTRPGVGNTERREKKCLNGGCGVPDEEEGGERDEADSGRFSEGETEEENVIDCGLKLRKVSFIEKVDRRPACGGAPMENSFLEEGSPTMVEKGMDPASVFEMCDDDDDNGIHDVKDSGGGGAEGLSAAAAAVGGSAALPSASDGAASLRHRRRGQSVERTEPKTKRESWMDPPEETESITLTQAEMESCMQTYADTFQDYQEMFVQFGYVVLFSSAFPLAAMCALINNIIEIRSDAFKLCTGLQRPFGLRVESIGQWQTAMEAMGLIAIIVNCYLIGQCGQLQRLFPWLSPEMAIISIVILEHFAILLKYIIHVAIPDIPTWVMEEMAKLDYQRREAFKKHERQAQQHYQQLQRRKREEEERQRQAEHMARRERERDDSKGDPSGDHHHDKIHGSKSRSGGSGGGGASGSDKPKRPSSLLGNNNVMKLKQIIPLQSKFSSSGARSPQSPTGSEPKLPGFLSFKFLKSPENKKEGAAAAAAAAASAAASTNTAAASSSSSSSSSSSSSSSQERSQSPSKAFNPGKLFNFGKSEGGACVNGAPPPRPGDGMSSERQASRSDLNGVPDEIPSPPGEGSENGHAADLDLASSKI; via the exons ATAAGTTGTTTGGGAAGCGTCTGCTGCAGGCTGGGAGACACATCCTGTCTCACAAGTCTTGGATGAAAACGGTGCCCACGGAGAACTGTGATGTCCTCATGACGTTTGCAG ACACTACAGATGACCACACGTTGCTATGGCTACTAAACCACATCCGGCTAGGAATCCCAGAGCTCATCATCCAAATCCGGCATCATAAGCACACCAGAGTCTACGCATTCTTCATCACTGCTACGTATGAAAA TTTGCTGCGAGGTGCAGAGGAGATGGGCCTGAGGAAAGGGGTGAAGCCGGAGTTTGGTGGAGGAGCACGGAGCTTCTCCTGCGAAGAGGACTACATCTACGAGAACATTGAGAGTGAGCTGTGCTTCTTCACCTCACAG GAAAGACAAACCATCATCAAATACTGGCTGGACAATCTACGTGCCAAGCAGGGCGAGGTTCTTCATAATATCAGCTTCCTGGAGGGCCAGCCAATCC TCCCAGAGCTGAGAGCCAGAGGAGTGATCCAGCAGGTGTTTCCTCTCCATGAGCAGAGGATCCTCAACCATCTGATGAAATCCTGGGTCCAGGCGGTCTGCGAGAAGCAGCCGCTAG ACGACATCTGTGACTACTTTGGGGTGAAGATAGCGATGTATTTCGCCTGGCTGGGTTTCTACACCACCTCCATGTTGTATCCTGCTGTGATCGGCTTTGTGCTGTGGATGCTCACAGAGTCGGATCAG ACGAGCCGTGACATCTGCTGCGTGGTGTTTGCGCTGTTCAACGTGGTGTGGGCCACCCTGTTCCTGGAGCGGTGGAAGAGGAGGGGAGCCGAGCTGGCGTACAAATGGGGAACGCTGGACACGCCCTCCAAATCACTGGAGGAGCCGCGGCCTCAGTTTCGG GGAGTGAAGCGCTGCAGCCCCGTAACGGGATGTGAGGAGTTTTACTACCCGCCGTGGCGCAGGCGTGTGTTCAGGTGGCTGGTCAGCCTGCCCATCTGTATCCTGTGCCTCTGCTTTGTCTTCCTCGTCATGCTCATCTGCTTTGAGCTGCAG GAGTTTGTGATGGGGATCAAGGAAATGCCACGCCTGGCTCGCTTTATTCCTACAATCATGCTTGCTATCACTGTGAGTGCATGTGACGAGGTGTACAGGAAAATCGCCTGCTGGCTCAACGACATGG AAAACTACAGACTCCAGAGTGCCTATGAGAAAAATCTCATCATCAAAATGGTTCTT tttcagtttgtaAATTCTTATCTCAGCCTTTTTTACATTGGATTCTACCTCAAAGACATGGAGCGTCTGAAGGAG ATGTTGGCCACTCTGCTCATCATCCGCCAATTCCTTCAGAACGTGAAGGAGGTTCTGCAGCCTTACCTGTACGAGCGCCATAAGCTGGGGGAGCTGTCAATGAGAGCCGTGTGGGACCTGGTGTTCTCCGTGTTGCTCAAATACGCCCGGCTGGCGGCCGGGAAGGTCCAGGCCTTGCCAACGGACCCGACCGTGCCTGGACCCGGACTGAGGGGCACGAGACCTGGAGTGGGGAATACAGAACGAAG GGAGAAGAAGTGTTTGAACGGCGGCTGTGGAGTGCCtgatgaggaggagggaggagagcgGGACGAGGCTGATAGCGGGAGGTTCAGCGAAGGAGAGACGGAGGAGGAGAACGTGATAGACTGTGGCCTGAAGCTGAGGAAAGTCAGCTTTATAGAGAAG GTGGACAGAAGGCCGGCCTGTGGTGGAGCCCCCATGGAAAACAGCTTCCTGGAGGAAGGGAGCCCCACCATGGTGGAGAAAGGAATGGACCCGGCCTCTGTGTTTGAAATGTGCGATGACGACGACGATAATGGAATCCATGATGTGAAGGACTCGGGAGGGGGTGGCGCCGAGGGGCTCAGTGCTGCCGCTGCAGCCGTTGGAGGCAGCGCCGCCTTGCCGTCTGCCTCAGACGGCGCCGCGTCACTGCGTCACAGAAGAAGAGGCCAGAGCGTAGAGAGGACAGAGCCTAAAACCAAACGGGAGTCATGGATGGATCCTCCGGAGGAGACGGAGAGCATAACGCTAACTCAGGCTGAGATGGAGAGCTGCATGCAGACCTACGCT GACACCTTCCAGGACTACCAGGAGATGTTTGTCCAGTTTGGCTACGTGGTTCTCTTCTCCTCTGCCTTTCCTCTGGCGGCCATGTGTGCGCTCATCAACAACATCATTGAGATCCGCAGCGATGCCTTTAAGCTGTGCACCGGGCTGCAGAGGCCGTTCGGACTCCGAGTGGAGAGCATTGGCCAGTGGCAG ACGGCAATGGAAGCCATGGGCCTGATTGCCATCATAGTGAACTGTTACCTGATTGGTCAGTGCGGTCAGCTGCAGCGGCTCTTCCCGTGGCTCAGTCCGGAGATGGCCATCATCTCTATTGTCATCCTGGAG CACTTTGCGATCCTCCTGAAGTACATCATCCATGTGGCCATTCCTGACATTCCTACATGGGTCATGGAGGAGATGGCGAAACTGGATTACCAGCGAAGGGAGGCTTTTAAG AAGCATGAGCGGCAGGCGCAGCAGCATTACCAGCAGTTGcaaaggaggaagagggaggaagaggagaggcaAAGGCAGGCAGAGCATATGGCGCGCAGGGAGAGGGAGCGGGATGACAGCAAAGGTGACCCGTCTGGGGATCACCACCATGACAAAATTCACGGGAGCAAATCTCGCTCTGGAGGCAGTGGAGGAGGCGGGGCCAGCGGTTCTGACAAACCCAAGAGGCCCAGCTCCCTGCTGGGCAACAACAACGTGATGAAGCTGAAGCAGATCATCCCACTGCAGAGTAAGTTCTCCTCCAGCGGCGCGCGTTCCCCGCAGTCGCCCACCGGCAGCGAGCCAAAACTCCCCGGGTTCCTCAGCTTCAAGTTCCTCAAGTCACCCGAGAACAAGAAGGAAGGAGCCGCCGCTGCTGCCGCTGCCGCCGCATCTGCTGCAGCCAGCACCAACACAGCcgcagcatcatcatcatcatcctcatcatcatcctcatcaagTAGCAGCTCTCAGGAGCGTTCTCAGTCACCCAGTAAGGCCTTCAACCCTGGAAAACTGTTTAACTTTGGGAAATCCGAAGGGGGAGCGTGTGTGAACGGGGCTCCGCCGCCCAGACCCGGAGACGGAATGTCGTCGGAAAGACAAGCCTCCCGCTCTGACTTGAACGGTGTTCCCGATGAGATCCCTTCTCCTCCGGGGGAGGGATCTGAGAACGGACATGCTGCAGATTTGGACCTGGCCAGTTCAAAAATCTAG